One genomic region from Bacillus aquiflavi encodes:
- the sspI gene encoding small acid-soluble spore protein SspI, whose product MNLNLRKAIIQNVSGNSQAELEDTIVDAIQSGEKKMLPGLGVLFEVIWKNADNNEKSAMLETLQNGLKH is encoded by the coding sequence ATGAACTTAAACTTACGTAAGGCCATTATTCAAAATGTTTCCGGAAATTCACAAGCAGAGCTAGAAGATACAATTGTAGATGCGATTCAAAGTGGAGAGAAAAAAATGCTGCCTGGTCTTGGTGTACTTTTTGAAGTAATTTGGAAAAATGCTGATAATAACGAAAAAAGTGCAATGCTTGAGACATTACAGAATGGTTTAAAACATTAA
- a CDS encoding M42 family metallopeptidase, with translation MTKLDETLTMLKDLTDAKGIPGNEREVREVMKKYITPFADEITTDGLGGLIAKKVGKDGGPKVMVAGHLDEVGFMITQIDEKGFLRFQTVGGWWSQVMLAQRVTIVTAKGEITGIIGSKPPHILSPEARKKPVDIKEMFIDIGASSREEAQEWGVRPGDMAVPYFEFTVMNNDKMLLAKAWDNRIGCAIAIDVLKQLKGAEHPNVVYGVGTVQEEVGLRGARTAAQTIEPDIGFAVDVGIAGDTPGISEKDALGKMGKGPQIILYDASMVSHKGLRDFVTGVADELNIPYQFDAISGGGTDAGSIHLSVKGVPSLAITIATRYIHSPAAMLHRDDFENTVKLITEVIKRLDKDTVNSITFD, from the coding sequence ATGACGAAGTTAGATGAAACATTGACAATGTTAAAGGATTTAACTGATGCCAAGGGAATTCCAGGAAATGAACGCGAAGTTCGTGAAGTCATGAAAAAATACATAACTCCTTTTGCTGATGAAATCACTACAGATGGATTAGGCGGTTTAATTGCAAAAAAGGTTGGAAAAGATGGCGGTCCAAAAGTCATGGTTGCTGGCCATTTAGATGAAGTTGGTTTCATGATTACTCAAATTGATGAGAAAGGATTTTTGCGTTTCCAAACGGTTGGAGGCTGGTGGTCACAAGTTATGCTTGCCCAACGTGTGACAATTGTAACGGCCAAAGGAGAGATTACTGGAATCATTGGTTCTAAACCACCGCATATTTTATCTCCTGAAGCTCGAAAAAAACCAGTAGACATTAAAGAAATGTTTATCGATATTGGTGCTTCAAGTCGTGAAGAAGCACAAGAATGGGGAGTAAGACCTGGTGATATGGCAGTGCCTTATTTTGAGTTTACTGTCATGAATAACGATAAAATGCTTTTAGCAAAAGCATGGGATAATCGGATTGGCTGTGCAATTGCCATCGATGTATTGAAACAATTAAAAGGTGCGGAACATCCGAATGTTGTATATGGAGTTGGTACAGTTCAGGAGGAAGTAGGGCTGCGCGGAGCTCGGACGGCTGCACAAACAATTGAGCCTGATATCGGATTTGCAGTTGATGTCGGAATTGCTGGTGATACCCCAGGGATATCTGAAAAAGATGCGCTTGGAAAAATGGGAAAAGGTCCACAAATCATTCTTTATGATGCTTCAATGGTTTCTCATAAAGGATTGCGTGATTTTGTTACTGGGGTTGCAGATGAGCTTAACATCCCATATCAATTTGACGCTATTTCCGGTGGGGGAACAGACGCAGGGTCAATCCATTTATCTGTAAAAGGTGTTCCATCACTAGCGATAACAATTGCTACTCGTTACATTCATTCCCCTGCGGCAATGCTTCATCGGGATGATTTTGAAAATACAGTAAAACTGATTACAGAAGTTATTAAACGTTTAGATAAAGATACTGTTAATAGCATTACCTTCGATTAA
- a CDS encoding dUTP diphosphatase — protein sequence MDFNELFKMQQSLDKHIETQHNLTKEDLFDRKVLALLVELGELANETRCFKFWSLKAPSANNVILEEFVDGIHFMLSLGLELGFETQNNIKVDGQVNQSLSELFLNVYEAVGEFKRTRHLTAYENMFNQYILLGKKLGFNSNDIKKAYIEKNEVNFERQQQGY from the coding sequence GTGGATTTTAACGAGCTTTTTAAAATGCAGCAAAGCTTAGATAAGCATATTGAAACGCAACATAATCTAACAAAGGAGGATCTGTTCGATCGAAAAGTCCTTGCGTTACTTGTTGAGTTAGGCGAACTCGCAAATGAAACGAGATGCTTTAAATTTTGGAGCCTAAAAGCACCGTCGGCGAATAATGTTATTCTTGAGGAATTTGTTGACGGAATACATTTCATGTTATCTTTAGGTCTAGAACTCGGATTTGAAACCCAAAATAATATAAAAGTAGACGGTCAAGTAAATCAATCTTTAAGTGAACTATTTTTAAATGTGTACGAGGCAGTAGGAGAATTTAAAAGAACCCGACACTTAACAGCATATGAGAATATGTTTAATCAATACATATTGCTTGGAAAAAAACTTGGTTTCAATAGTAATGACATAAAAAAAGCATATATTGAAAAAAATGAAGTTAATTTTGAAAGACAGCAACAAGGATATTAA
- a CDS encoding sigma-w pathway protein ysdB produces MMWLLRLTIFALIIFLIYSIIKYILNPKRKLELAHEQKRYYFLDYQENVQKNFFLTYKGALFEGEKYLGTTDHAFEVVSIFIWPRNTAELKGMVKEDFQFIENKIHEHYHNAKIDWKSPVKEFMEKSRFPKDRF; encoded by the coding sequence ATGATGTGGCTGTTGCGCTTAACAATATTTGCACTCATCATCTTCCTCATTTACAGTATCATAAAATATATTTTGAATCCAAAAAGAAAATTAGAACTTGCCCATGAGCAAAAAAGATATTATTTTTTAGATTATCAAGAAAACGTCCAAAAAAATTTCTTCCTCACATATAAAGGAGCGCTATTTGAAGGAGAAAAGTATTTAGGAACTACAGACCATGCATTTGAAGTTGTTTCAATCTTTATATGGCCGCGGAATACAGCAGAGTTAAAAGGAATGGTGAAAGAAGACTTCCAATTTATCGAAAACAAAATTCATGAACATTATCATAATGCAAAAATTGATTGGAAAAGCCCGGTTAAGGAATTCATGGAAAAAAGCAGATTCCCTAAAGATCGATTTTAG